A single genomic interval of bacterium harbors:
- a CDS encoding type II toxin-antitoxin system RelE/ParE family toxin, which yields MVIIETPIFTRRIQELMSDEEYRLLQSYVLNRPDIGKIISASGGLRKLRWSGGGHGKRGGIRVIYYWFVSQDTIILLYAYPKSEQDDLTGEQLRQLRKIVKREFI from the coding sequence ATGGTCATAATAGAAACTCCGATATTCACAAGACGAATCCAGGAATTAATGTCTGACGAAGAATATCGACTTTTACAATCTTATGTGTTAAATAGACCCGATATTGGAAAAATAATATCGGCAAGTGGAGGACTAAGAAAACTCCGATGGTCTGGTGGAGGACATGGGAAGAGAGGCGGTATCAGGGTCATCTATTATTGGTTTGTATCCCAGGATACCATCATTTTGCTTTATGCTTATCCCAAAAGTGAGCAGGATGATTTAACGGGGGAACAACTCAGACAATTGAGAAAAATTGTAAAAAGGGAATTTATATGA